Within Sandaracinaceae bacterium, the genomic segment TCCCTCGCACCGCCCCCTGCATGCGCGCTCCGTCCCCCGACAGCTCGAGGCCCCAGCCGCTCGCCACCTGCGCCCACGCCGTCCGCTGCGCCTCCTCGGCCGGGGTGCGGATCGCGGCGCGCGCGCGGAGCACCGCCTCGCCGATCGCGCCCACCGCCGCGAGCGCGGGCTTCACGTAGCGCAGGCGGCGCTCGTAGCTCGGCAGCTCGATCGTCACGTAGCGGTCGGAGACCCAGAGCTTGGCCCAGGTCTTCGCGTGCTCCAGCAGCAGCGCCCGCACCGTCGGGTCGGTCAACACCGCGCGGGCGATCTCGCGCTGGCTCGCCTCGCCCTGGTAGCAACGATCCAGCTCCGCGTCGCCCAGCGAGAACGCGTCCTCCTGGCGGGGCGCGTCGGGGGCGAGCTTCCACGAGTCGACGCGCAGCCCGCAGCGCAGGGGTGGCTCGAGGATCGCGTAGAGCTCCGTGTAATGCCGGTAGTCGTACGCTTCGCTGCCGTCCTCCTCCTCGTATCCGAGCCAGACGGTCTCGTGCGCGTGGTAGCCGCGGATCTCCACCGCATCGTTCCAGAGGCCGCGCAGCTGGCCGCCCTTCGTGACCTCCATGCCGAGCGCCCGCGGGGCGTCTCCCCAGTCGTCGGTGCGCCCGAGGAAGAACTGTCGAAGGCCGTGCGCCATGAGCACGACTCTAGCTCAGGCGTCGACGGGCTTGCAGAGCACGAACGGCGCGACGATCACGGCGTAGAAGGTGATGGGCGACGTCTTCCACGCCTCCAGCTCCTCGAGCGTGGGGCGGCGGAGGCTGCCGCCGGCGACCCAGCCCTCGACCGCGGCGGAGTCGTCCCGAGCGAGCGCGACGGCGACGTCGGCCAGCGGCGTCTCTCCGGTGACGAGGAAGAGCGCGTTCCGCTCCGCGTGCGGCGTGAGCGTGGCCCACGAGGCGGGCAGGATCTCCGCCTCGAGCTTCTGTCTCAGATCGTCGATGGGCGCGACATAGCCCGAGACGGCGGGCCACGCACGGGACCCGCTCTCCCACACTGATCTCTCCCACGCGCGCCCCGCGCGGCGACTTTGCACACAGCGCAAGGCGAAGACGCAACGGTTCATGATACGGTCGAGCTCCGGAGGAGCTTCGATGGTCGGCCGTCTCATCATGTGTTTCGCGTTCGGGGCTTGCGGTCTGTTCGCCCCCGGTTGTGATGGCGGGCGCCCCATGTCGCCCGTCGCGCCCGACGACGAGGTCCTGACCTTCGACGCCGCGATGCTCGCGCGGGACGCGGGTCCAGCCAGCCCCGACGCGACCAGGCCCGGGCCCCGGGACTCCGGCGTCGCCCCCGTGGATCCCGACTCGGGGGTGCAGCGGCCCTTCCATCCCGACGTGCCCGCCGTGAACGTGGGCCACCCCAGCTGGGACGTCATGGAGCTGGAGGCGTTCAACATCGTCGCCGACGACATCGGGCGCATCACGGAGATCTTCATGGTGGTCCGCAACCGCGATCCCATCCTGACGATCTGCAGCATCTCGCTCGACATCGACGTGCTGGACGGGTCCGGGACGCGCATGGCCTTCATCGGACTCACCTTCGACGGTCAGCCGATGGAGACGTCGCTCGTGGCGGCGTGCGTTCCCCCCGGCGGAGTGGGCCTCGGATACGGCAACGCGAGCGGAGTGCTCGACGTCCCGCGCGTGGCGCGGCTGGACATGACGTGGTTCGGCGCCGGGAGCGAGACGGCGCGCCCCTACGGAGACGTGCGCAACGAGGGCGAGACCATCGTGGCCCCTTACGGCGGGGAGACGTTCTGGGCCGTCGAGGGCCGACTGCGCATCGTCAGCGGCCGCATCCGCAACCCCGCGGTGACGGTGCTGCCGCTCATCGACGGGCTGCCGGTGGACCAGCTGCGCGACATCACGCTCGGCGACTTCAGCCCGGGCCAGATGTTCGACTACACGACCACCGCGCACGAGGGCCGCTTCACCGAGTACCTCTCCGCGCTCGACTACCGCGATCCCTACCCGATCGTCGCGGAGACGCCCGAGGGGCAGGAGGCCCTCCGCGCGTTCGAGCGGCGGCAGCGGGTCCGGGACGAGGGCCAGCGCCGCCGCGTGGACCTCTGACGCGCCCTATTTTCGTTCGATCCCGAGCGACTTCATCTTCTTGTAGAGGTGGCTGCGCTCGAGCTGCAGATCGGCCGCGGTGTTGGTGATGTGGCCCTGGTGGTGCTCGAGCGCGCGCATGATGAGGTCGCGCTCCGCCTCCTCGACCATCGCCTTCAGCGCGGTGTCCGGCCGGTAGTAGCTGCCGCCGCCCCCGCCGCCGCCCGAGATGGGCAGGAGCGCGCGCGCGTCGCTCTCGGTGATGTTGTCGTCGGGGGTCAGGATCACCAGGCGCTCGACCAGGTTGCGCAGCTCCCGCACGTTGCCCGGGTAGTCGTAGCGGCAGAGGAGCTTCATCGCGCCGTCGCTCAGGCTCTTGCCGCGCCGGTCGTTGTTCGCGCAGGCCGCGCGCAGGAAGTGGGAGGCGAGGAGCGGGATGTCCTCGCTCCGCTCACGGAGCGGCGGCACACGCAGCGGCACCACGTTCAGCCGGTCGTAGAGGTCGGCGCGGAAGCGGCCCTCCTCGATCTCCTTG encodes:
- a CDS encoding DUF2288 family protein; the encoded protein is MWESGSRAWPAVSGYVAPIDDLRQKLEAEILPASWATLTPHAERNALFLVTGETPLADVAVALARDDSAAVEGWVAGGSLRRPTLEELEAWKTSPITFYAVIVAPFVLCKPVDA